A window from uncultured Desulfobacter sp. encodes these proteins:
- a CDS encoding radical SAM protein has protein sequence MTVFQPAYIKTKEKGQLREKISQARQLLKSCEICPRACKVDRFSGELGECATGDEAMVASFNPHFGEEPPLVGAFGSGTIFFSHCNLKCNFCQNYDISHNGDGDECGLGQLAGMMLILQNNGCHNINLVTPTHVVPQILSALDMAIDGGLRIPLVYNSSGYDKVETLKLLEGIVDIYMPDFKFWDPAVAQQTCNAPDYPEVAQKAVSEMYRQVGDLQVDENGIATRGLVLRHLVMPGGMAGTQAVMSFIADHISKNTYVNLMDQYRPCGKAHEVKGLETPVSETEFNQAVQEAKEAGISRFAAL, from the coding sequence ATGACCGTCTTTCAACCCGCGTATATTAAAACCAAAGAGAAAGGACAGCTCCGGGAAAAAATAAGTCAGGCGCGGCAGCTGTTAAAATCCTGTGAAATTTGCCCCAGGGCCTGTAAGGTAGACCGCTTTTCCGGAGAACTGGGGGAATGTGCCACCGGCGACGAAGCGATGGTGGCCAGTTTCAACCCCCATTTTGGAGAAGAACCGCCATTGGTCGGGGCGTTTGGTTCCGGCACCATTTTTTTCTCCCACTGCAACCTGAAGTGTAATTTCTGCCAGAACTACGATATCAGCCACAACGGAGACGGAGATGAGTGCGGTCTCGGACAGTTGGCCGGCATGATGCTGATCCTGCAAAATAACGGCTGCCATAACATTAATCTGGTGACGCCCACCCATGTGGTGCCCCAGATTTTGTCTGCCCTGGATATGGCCATTGACGGTGGATTACGAATTCCCCTGGTATACAACTCCAGCGGATACGACAAGGTGGAGACCTTGAAGCTGCTGGAAGGGATCGTCGATATTTATATGCCGGATTTTAAATTCTGGGATCCGGCGGTTGCCCAACAGACCTGCAATGCCCCGGATTACCCTGAGGTGGCCCAAAAAGCGGTTAGCGAAATGTATCGACAGGTGGGGGATCTCCAGGTTGACGAAAATGGTATTGCCACCCGGGGACTGGTGCTCCGGCACCTGGTTATGCCTGGCGGGATGGCCGGGACCCAAGCGGTAATGTCATTTATTGCCGACCATATTTCAAAAAACACCTATGTGAACCTCATGGATCAATATCGGCCCTGTGGAAAGGCTCACGAGGTAAAGGGATTGGAAACGCCTGTCTCTGAAACCGAATTCAACCAGGCGGTCCAGGAGGCAAAGGAGGCCGGGATCAGCCGGTTTGCTGCGCTGTAG